The following are encoded together in the Oncorhynchus gorbuscha isolate QuinsamMale2020 ecotype Even-year linkage group LG03, OgorEven_v1.0, whole genome shotgun sequence genome:
- the LOC124032188 gene encoding 45 kDa calcium-binding protein, whose protein sequence is MAMYCRTAWCRHLMAVSMALFCLLHNTMDVHARPANMSALKDKNNPTSKEENEILPPDHLNGVKLEMDGHINKGFHQEVFLGKEMEEFEEDSEPRRNRKKLIEIFSKVDFNKDKSVSAKEMQRWIMEKTEEHFQEAVRENKMSFHAVDPDGDGHVTWDEYRVKFLASKGFNEKEMADKIKNSEELKVDEETQEVLESLKDRWFQADNPPADQLLNEEEFLSFLHPEHSKGMLKYMVKEIVRDLDQDGDKKLTLSEFISLPMGTVENQQAQDIDDDWVRERKKEFEEVIDRNHDGIVTMEELEEYMDPMNEYNALNEAKQMIAVADENQNHNLELEEILKYSEYFTGSKLMDYARNVHEEF, encoded by the exons ATGGCTATGTACTGCAGGACGGCTTGGTGCAGGCACCTTATGGCTGTGTCCATGGCCCTGTTCTGCCTGCTCCACAACACCATGGACGTCCATGCCCGGCCAGCTAACATGTCAGCCCTGAAGGACAAAAACAACCCCACAAGTAAAGAGGAGAATGAGATCCTTCCCCCTGACCATCTAAATGGGGTGAAGCTGGAGATGGATGGTCACATCAATAAGGGCTTCCATCAGGAGGTGTTCCTGGGTAAGGAGATGGAAGAGTTTGAGGAGGACTCTGAGCCCAGGAGGAACAGGAAGAAACTCATTGAGATCTTCAGCAA GGTGGACTTTAATAAAGACAAGAGCGTCAGTGCCAAAGAGATGCAGCGCTGGATCATGGAGAAGACAGAAGAACACTTCCAGGAGGCTGTGAGGGAGAACAAGATGAGCTTCCATGCTGTGGACCCAGATGGAGATG GACATGTGACGTGGGATGAATACCGGGTGAAGTTTCTGGCCAGCAAAGGATTCAATGAGAAGGAAATGGCTGACAAGATAAAGAACAGTGAAGAACTGAAGGTGGACGAGGAGA CCCAGGAGGTGCTGGAGAGTCTGAAGGACCGTTGGTTTCAGGCTGATAACCCCCCAGCCGACCAGCTGCTGAATGAGGAAGAGTTTCTCTCCTTCCTGCATCCCGAGCACAGCAAAGGCATGCTCAAATACATGGTCAAGGAGATCGTTCGTGACCTTG ACCAGGACGGCGACAAGAAGCTGACTCTGTCTGAGTTCATCTCCCTGCCCATGGGCACTGTGGAGAACCAGCAGGCCCAGGACATCGACGATGACTGGGTacgagagaggaagaaggagttTGAGGAGGTCATCGACAGAAACCACGATGGCATCGTGACCATGGAGGAACTAGAG GAGTACATGGACCCTATGAACGAGTACAACGCGCTGAACGAGGCTAAGCAGATGATCGCTGTGGCCGACGAGAACCAGAACCACAACTTGGAGCTGGAGGAGATTCTCAAGTACAGCGAATACTTCACTGGCAGCAAGCTCATGGACTATGCCCGGAATGTTCACGAGGAGTTCTGA